From Sus scrofa isolate TJ Tabasco breed Duroc chromosome 18, Sscrofa11.1, whole genome shotgun sequence, a single genomic window includes:
- the PRRT4 gene encoding proline-rich transmembrane protein 4 isoform X2: MAGYSCLVLGLFCWVLLAVPVGPQPAPSVPGAHLTTLTPPPQSEASMLSLNLGLNFKFHLRGPAAAWGSPVTETQALSPGPSREPEEEPRMGTVTWDTALTATAPPSSAPRLHQSELELKFDMALRAGAAPTLGHRTLPLLPSLRASLAEIAGRLGPFGFFGTTLPPLRNLSGPNFPGPVTSPSSASGVSDSPGFFGTTLSPPSSTLEGKLPSPRPLDPAASLSSALIATASLDSTTPTSGLGDPSPASLGNLSVQPECGPGSCSIRELPEREGQPPAAPLPLFFLSLEADWEEAKARWGLAWEAHVYGVGALFGLVALLALLALALLPWRCPPGAPCLALLDLLLLSAGTTRAFPLFYDAYGHRDRLPALAWLLLQDLPLPCLAAGLGLACLLLARPRPPRCPAGLAALLLLGLGLAAAAALGSAAHRPLRALRLASRGLHAFLAALLSGLLLALSCWGGRRRRAGAPLGVAGFKGATPLPQARSPFGPRESWRRAARTAPVAGTFGLLSGALQGYEVLHALGYGGQPGLEGPWPWWAFQLGLRLGEVGVALPLALLGLYPALCSPRVPPRCWAKLFRLSPGHAAPLLPGGWVPGPPDKKPLGSAIARGDAELLQLCALAGPGPDLLLQGGGCGGFDGAAANPAPSPASSPCSDYTVDFRPPSPINLRRSIEEALCSEALLAPGFFQGPAFGEALPGLGLYRTASLGAQTRAGPSGRSEEALGSPVPPELPSPDAWPAGSSASSGSLCGLSRDSSSMLLCSSPDRPPRCPLVCVLSPPRPSGGSPSLPASGSYQALSPPSRDSPEPAPELRAQEALLQEQFLDACRQIDELSVGSDTIDL, from the exons ATGGCGGGGTATAGCTGTCTGGTGCTGGGGCTCTTCTGCTGGGTCCTGCTTGCTGTTCCCGTGGgcccccagcctgctccctcTGTCCCAGGGGCCCATCTCACCACTTTGACCCCGCCACCGCAGAGCGAGGCCTCTATGCTGTCTCTCAACCTGGGACTTAACTTCAAATTCCACCTTCGGGGACCCGCTGCTGCCTGGGGGAGCCCTGTCACGGAGACCCAGGCACTGTCTCCTGGGCCAAGCCGGGAGCCTGAGGAAGAG CCCAGGATGGGCACTGTGACCTGGGATACTGCTCTGACGGCTACAGCGCCTCCATCCAGTGCACCCAGGCTCCATCAGAGCGAACTGGAGCTGAAGTTTGACATGGCGCTGagagcaggtgcagcccccacgCTCGGGCATCGGACGCTGCCCCTGCTGCCTAGCCTGCGGGCCAGCCTGGCAGAAATTGCTGGGCGTCTGGGACCCTTTG GGTTCTTTGGCACCACTCTGCCCCCACTCCGGAACTTATCAGGCCCAAACTTCCCAGGCCCAGTTACATCCCCAAGCTCTGCCTCTGGAGTTTCGGATTCTCCAG GGTTCTTTGGCACCACTCTGTCCCCGCCCTCATCCACTCTGGAGGGAAAGCTCCCAAGTCCAAGGCCACTGGACCCAGCTGCCTCCCTAAGCTCTGCCTTGATTGCAACAGCATCACTAG actccaccacccccacctccggcCTGGGTGACCCCTCTCCTGCCAGCCTCGGGAACCTTTCTGTGCAGCCAGAGTGTGGGCCGGGGTCCTGCAGCATCAGAGAACTGCCTGAACGCGAGGGCCAGCCTCCTGCGGCCccactccctctcttcttcctgagTCTGGAGGCCGACTGGGAAGAGGCCAAAGCTCGCTGGGGTTTGGCCTGGGAGGCCCATGTGTACGGGGTAGGCGCGCTCTTCGGCCTGGTGGCCCTGCTGGCACTGCTGGCCCTGGCCCTCTTGCCCTGGCGCTGCCCGCCTGGCGCCCCCTGTCTGGCGCTGCTGGACCTGCTCCTGCTCTCGGCCGGGACCACGCGGGCCTTCCCGCTCTTCTACGACGCCTACGGGCACCGCGATCGGCTGCCTGCGCTCGCCTGGCTGCTGCTGCAGGACCTCCCGCTGCCCTGCCTGGCCGCCGGCCTGGGCCTGGCCTGCCTGCTGCTGGCCCGGCCGCGCCCGCCACGGTGTCCCGCCGGCCTGGCCGCGCTGCTGCTCCTGGGCCTGGGGTTGGCGGCCGCCGCCGCCCTCGGGAGCGCCGCCCACCGCCCGCTGCGGGCCCTGCGGCTCGCCTCCCGCGGGCTGCACGCCTTCCTCGCCGCGCTCCTTTCCGGGCTCCTGCTGGCGCTCTCCTGCTGGGGGGGTCGGCGGCGGCGAGCCGGAGCGCCCTTGGGAGTGGCCGGCTTCAAGGGCGCCACTCCTCTCCCGCAGGCGCGCAGCCCCTTCGGCCCGCGCGAGTCCTGGCGGCGCGCGGCGCGCACCGCCCCGGTGGCCGGCACCTTCGGACTGCTGAGCGGGGCCCTGCAGGGCTACGAGGTGCTGCACGCCCTGGGCTACGGCGGCCAACCTGGCCTCGAGGGGCCCTGGCCCTGGTGGGCCTTCCAGCTCGGCCTGCGCCTGGGCGAGGTGGGCGTCGCGCTCCCGCTGGCGCTGCTGGGCCTCTACCCGGCGCTGTGCAGCCCCCGAGTGCCGCCGCGCTGCTGGGCCAAGCTCTTCCGCTTGTCCCCCGGGCACGCTGCCCCGCTGCTGCCTGGAGGCTGGGTCCCCGGGCCCCCGGACAAGAAGCCCCTGGGGAGCGCCATCGCGCGTGGCGAcgcagagctgctgcagctgtgcgCTCTGGCAGGGCCGGGCCCCGACCTGCTCCTCCAGGGAGGAGGCTGCGGGGGCTTCGACGGCGCGGCCGCCAACCCGGCCCCTTCCCCGGCCTCCTCCCCCTGCAGCGATTACACCGTGGACTTCCGCCCGCCCTCCCCCATCAACCTGCGGCGCAGCATCGAGGAGGCCCTCTGCAGCGAGGCCCTGTTGGCGCCTGGCTTCTTCCAGGGCCCTGCCTTCGGAGAAGCCCTACCTGGGCTCGGCCTCTACCGCACCGCCTCGCTGGGGGCGCAGACCAGGGCCGGGCCCAGCGGCAGGTCTGAGGAAGCCCTTGGCTCCCCTGTGCCCCCAGAGCTCCCCTCTCCCGACGCCTGGCCCGCAGGCAGCAGCGCCTCATCTGGCTCGCTCTGCGGACTGTCCCGGGACAGCTCGTCCATGCTGCTGTGCTCCAGCCCAGACAGGCCCCCACGCTGTCCGCTGGTCTGCGTCCTCAGTCCCCCGCGGCCCTCAGGGGGCAGCCCTAGCCTCCCAGCCTCAGGATCTTACCAGGCTCTGTCTCCACCCTCCCGCGACTCCCCAGAGCCTGCTCCTGAGCTGCGGGCCCAAGAGGCCTTGCTACAGGAGCAATTCCTGGACGCCTGCCGGCAGATTGACGAGCTGAGTGTGGGCAGCGACACCATAGACCTGTGA
- the PRRT4 gene encoding proline-rich transmembrane protein 4 isoform X1, translated as MAGYSCLVLGLFCWVLLAVPVGPQPAPSVPGAHLTTLTPPPQSEASMLSLNLGLNFKFHLRGPAAAWGSPVTETQALSPGPSREPEEEVAGGLRTDPLWELLVGSLGNSPSEWGSAEGSSTPWASSLPLEPTSLLSGPTDQPTAPYQPRMGTVTWDTALTATAPPSSAPRLHQSELELKFDMALRAGAAPTLGHRTLPLLPSLRASLAEIAGRLGPFGFFGTTLPPLRNLSGPNFPGPVTSPSSASGVSDSPGFFGTTLSPPSSTLEGKLPSPRPLDPAASLSSALIATASLDSTTPTSGLGDPSPASLGNLSVQPECGPGSCSIRELPEREGQPPAAPLPLFFLSLEADWEEAKARWGLAWEAHVYGVGALFGLVALLALLALALLPWRCPPGAPCLALLDLLLLSAGTTRAFPLFYDAYGHRDRLPALAWLLLQDLPLPCLAAGLGLACLLLARPRPPRCPAGLAALLLLGLGLAAAAALGSAAHRPLRALRLASRGLHAFLAALLSGLLLALSCWGGRRRRAGAPLGVAGFKGATPLPQARSPFGPRESWRRAARTAPVAGTFGLLSGALQGYEVLHALGYGGQPGLEGPWPWWAFQLGLRLGEVGVALPLALLGLYPALCSPRVPPRCWAKLFRLSPGHAAPLLPGGWVPGPPDKKPLGSAIARGDAELLQLCALAGPGPDLLLQGGGCGGFDGAAANPAPSPASSPCSDYTVDFRPPSPINLRRSIEEALCSEALLAPGFFQGPAFGEALPGLGLYRTASLGAQTRAGPSGRSEEALGSPVPPELPSPDAWPAGSSASSGSLCGLSRDSSSMLLCSSPDRPPRCPLVCVLSPPRPSGGSPSLPASGSYQALSPPSRDSPEPAPELRAQEALLQEQFLDACRQIDELSVGSDTIDL; from the exons ATGGCGGGGTATAGCTGTCTGGTGCTGGGGCTCTTCTGCTGGGTCCTGCTTGCTGTTCCCGTGGgcccccagcctgctccctcTGTCCCAGGGGCCCATCTCACCACTTTGACCCCGCCACCGCAGAGCGAGGCCTCTATGCTGTCTCTCAACCTGGGACTTAACTTCAAATTCCACCTTCGGGGACCCGCTGCTGCCTGGGGGAGCCCTGTCACGGAGACCCAGGCACTGTCTCCTGGGCCAAGCCGGGAGCCTGAGGAAGAGGTAGCCGGTGGGCTGAGGACTGACCCCCTTTGGGAACTGCTGGTGGGCTCTCTCGGGAACTCCCCCTCAGAGTGGGGCTCTGCCGAAGGCAGTTCTACTCCCTGGgcttcctccctgcctctggaACCCACATCCCTCCTCTCTGGGCCCACTGACCAGCCCACTGCTCCCTATCAGCCCAGGATGGGCACTGTGACCTGGGATACTGCTCTGACGGCTACAGCGCCTCCATCCAGTGCACCCAGGCTCCATCAGAGCGAACTGGAGCTGAAGTTTGACATGGCGCTGagagcaggtgcagcccccacgCTCGGGCATCGGACGCTGCCCCTGCTGCCTAGCCTGCGGGCCAGCCTGGCAGAAATTGCTGGGCGTCTGGGACCCTTTG GGTTCTTTGGCACCACTCTGCCCCCACTCCGGAACTTATCAGGCCCAAACTTCCCAGGCCCAGTTACATCCCCAAGCTCTGCCTCTGGAGTTTCGGATTCTCCAG GGTTCTTTGGCACCACTCTGTCCCCGCCCTCATCCACTCTGGAGGGAAAGCTCCCAAGTCCAAGGCCACTGGACCCAGCTGCCTCCCTAAGCTCTGCCTTGATTGCAACAGCATCACTAG actccaccacccccacctccggcCTGGGTGACCCCTCTCCTGCCAGCCTCGGGAACCTTTCTGTGCAGCCAGAGTGTGGGCCGGGGTCCTGCAGCATCAGAGAACTGCCTGAACGCGAGGGCCAGCCTCCTGCGGCCccactccctctcttcttcctgagTCTGGAGGCCGACTGGGAAGAGGCCAAAGCTCGCTGGGGTTTGGCCTGGGAGGCCCATGTGTACGGGGTAGGCGCGCTCTTCGGCCTGGTGGCCCTGCTGGCACTGCTGGCCCTGGCCCTCTTGCCCTGGCGCTGCCCGCCTGGCGCCCCCTGTCTGGCGCTGCTGGACCTGCTCCTGCTCTCGGCCGGGACCACGCGGGCCTTCCCGCTCTTCTACGACGCCTACGGGCACCGCGATCGGCTGCCTGCGCTCGCCTGGCTGCTGCTGCAGGACCTCCCGCTGCCCTGCCTGGCCGCCGGCCTGGGCCTGGCCTGCCTGCTGCTGGCCCGGCCGCGCCCGCCACGGTGTCCCGCCGGCCTGGCCGCGCTGCTGCTCCTGGGCCTGGGGTTGGCGGCCGCCGCCGCCCTCGGGAGCGCCGCCCACCGCCCGCTGCGGGCCCTGCGGCTCGCCTCCCGCGGGCTGCACGCCTTCCTCGCCGCGCTCCTTTCCGGGCTCCTGCTGGCGCTCTCCTGCTGGGGGGGTCGGCGGCGGCGAGCCGGAGCGCCCTTGGGAGTGGCCGGCTTCAAGGGCGCCACTCCTCTCCCGCAGGCGCGCAGCCCCTTCGGCCCGCGCGAGTCCTGGCGGCGCGCGGCGCGCACCGCCCCGGTGGCCGGCACCTTCGGACTGCTGAGCGGGGCCCTGCAGGGCTACGAGGTGCTGCACGCCCTGGGCTACGGCGGCCAACCTGGCCTCGAGGGGCCCTGGCCCTGGTGGGCCTTCCAGCTCGGCCTGCGCCTGGGCGAGGTGGGCGTCGCGCTCCCGCTGGCGCTGCTGGGCCTCTACCCGGCGCTGTGCAGCCCCCGAGTGCCGCCGCGCTGCTGGGCCAAGCTCTTCCGCTTGTCCCCCGGGCACGCTGCCCCGCTGCTGCCTGGAGGCTGGGTCCCCGGGCCCCCGGACAAGAAGCCCCTGGGGAGCGCCATCGCGCGTGGCGAcgcagagctgctgcagctgtgcgCTCTGGCAGGGCCGGGCCCCGACCTGCTCCTCCAGGGAGGAGGCTGCGGGGGCTTCGACGGCGCGGCCGCCAACCCGGCCCCTTCCCCGGCCTCCTCCCCCTGCAGCGATTACACCGTGGACTTCCGCCCGCCCTCCCCCATCAACCTGCGGCGCAGCATCGAGGAGGCCCTCTGCAGCGAGGCCCTGTTGGCGCCTGGCTTCTTCCAGGGCCCTGCCTTCGGAGAAGCCCTACCTGGGCTCGGCCTCTACCGCACCGCCTCGCTGGGGGCGCAGACCAGGGCCGGGCCCAGCGGCAGGTCTGAGGAAGCCCTTGGCTCCCCTGTGCCCCCAGAGCTCCCCTCTCCCGACGCCTGGCCCGCAGGCAGCAGCGCCTCATCTGGCTCGCTCTGCGGACTGTCCCGGGACAGCTCGTCCATGCTGCTGTGCTCCAGCCCAGACAGGCCCCCACGCTGTCCGCTGGTCTGCGTCCTCAGTCCCCCGCGGCCCTCAGGGGGCAGCCCTAGCCTCCCAGCCTCAGGATCTTACCAGGCTCTGTCTCCACCCTCCCGCGACTCCCCAGAGCCTGCTCCTGAGCTGCGGGCCCAAGAGGCCTTGCTACAGGAGCAATTCCTGGACGCCTGCCGGCAGATTGACGAGCTGAGTGTGGGCAGCGACACCATAGACCTGTGA
- the PRRT4 gene encoding proline-rich transmembrane protein 4 isoform X3 yields the protein MAGYSCLVLGLFCWVLLAVPVGPQPAPSVPGAHLTTLTPPPQSEASMLSLNLGLNFKFHLRGPAAAWGSPVTETQALSPGPSREPEEEVAGGLRTDPLWELLVGSLGNSPSEWGSAEGSSTPWASSLPLEPTSLLSGPTDQPTAPYQPRMGTVTWDTALTATAPPSSAPRLHQSELELKFDMALRAGAAPTLGHRTLPLLPSLRASLAEIAGRLGPFGFFGTTLPPLRNLSGPNFPGPVTSPSSASGVSDSPGFFGTTLSPPSSTLEGKLPSPRPLDPAASLSSALIATASLDSTTPTSGLGDPSPASLGNLSVQPECGPGSCSIRELPEREGQPPAAPLPLFFLSLEADWEEAKARWGLAWEAHVYGRLHRGLPPALPHQPAAQHRGGPLQRGPVGAWLLPGPCLRRSPTWARPLPHRLAGGADQGRAQRQV from the exons ATGGCGGGGTATAGCTGTCTGGTGCTGGGGCTCTTCTGCTGGGTCCTGCTTGCTGTTCCCGTGGgcccccagcctgctccctcTGTCCCAGGGGCCCATCTCACCACTTTGACCCCGCCACCGCAGAGCGAGGCCTCTATGCTGTCTCTCAACCTGGGACTTAACTTCAAATTCCACCTTCGGGGACCCGCTGCTGCCTGGGGGAGCCCTGTCACGGAGACCCAGGCACTGTCTCCTGGGCCAAGCCGGGAGCCTGAGGAAGAGGTAGCCGGTGGGCTGAGGACTGACCCCCTTTGGGAACTGCTGGTGGGCTCTCTCGGGAACTCCCCCTCAGAGTGGGGCTCTGCCGAAGGCAGTTCTACTCCCTGGgcttcctccctgcctctggaACCCACATCCCTCCTCTCTGGGCCCACTGACCAGCCCACTGCTCCCTATCAGCCCAGGATGGGCACTGTGACCTGGGATACTGCTCTGACGGCTACAGCGCCTCCATCCAGTGCACCCAGGCTCCATCAGAGCGAACTGGAGCTGAAGTTTGACATGGCGCTGagagcaggtgcagcccccacgCTCGGGCATCGGACGCTGCCCCTGCTGCCTAGCCTGCGGGCCAGCCTGGCAGAAATTGCTGGGCGTCTGGGACCCTTTG GGTTCTTTGGCACCACTCTGCCCCCACTCCGGAACTTATCAGGCCCAAACTTCCCAGGCCCAGTTACATCCCCAAGCTCTGCCTCTGGAGTTTCGGATTCTCCAG GGTTCTTTGGCACCACTCTGTCCCCGCCCTCATCCACTCTGGAGGGAAAGCTCCCAAGTCCAAGGCCACTGGACCCAGCTGCCTCCCTAAGCTCTGCCTTGATTGCAACAGCATCACTAG actccaccacccccacctccggcCTGGGTGACCCCTCTCCTGCCAGCCTCGGGAACCTTTCTGTGCAGCCAGAGTGTGGGCCGGGGTCCTGCAGCATCAGAGAACTGCCTGAACGCGAGGGCCAGCCTCCTGCGGCCccactccctctcttcttcctgagTCTGGAGGCCGACTGGGAAGAGGCCAAAGCTCGCTGGGGTTTGGCCTGGGAGGCCCATGTGTACGGG CGATTACACCGTGGACTTCCGCCCGCCCTCCCCCATCAACCTGCGGCGCAGCATCGAGGAGGCCCTCTGCAGCGAGGCCCTGTTGGCGCCTGGCTTCTTCCAGGGCCCTGCCTTCGGAGAAGCCCTACCTGGGCTCGGCCTCTACCGCACCGCCTCGCTGGGGGCGCAGACCAGGGCCGGGCCCAGCGGCAGGTCTGA